The Puntigrus tetrazona isolate hp1 chromosome 16, ASM1883169v1, whole genome shotgun sequence genome includes a region encoding these proteins:
- the trak1a gene encoding trafficking kinesin-binding protein 1 isoform X2: MAVTLDHSKEENFEFDSSSEILEISSSSYFSSNSADDEDDEDDSEPYTLEEVLCADRVGQMTKTYNDIDAVTRLLEEKERDLELAARIGQSLLKKNKTLSERNTFLEEQVEHIREEVSQLRHDLSMKDELLQFYTSAAEESDGESASTTPIRRNDSSFTVPNYLPLDSLQKKLKDLEEENIVLRSEANHLETETISYEEKEQQLVNDCVKELRDANIQISTIAEELAKKTEDASRQQEEITHLLSQIVDLQKKAKSYALENEELTQHLGAAKDAQRALTAELRELEDKYAECMEMLHEAQEELKNFRNKTLPLSTPRRFHSLGLFPMDSLAAEIEGTMRKEIQMSDPDVEEQRLHPKRVFATVRNINQTVRQRSMGPSPMNIPGSNQTSCVNSRRSSCLSTPRSSMYGGDGVEMDNRTNSMLMETQSDQDGSDDSNRKPGAPGTPGSRDLEAALRRLSLRRDNYLSERRFFEEERERKLNALAEEKNDLYEERDGGSGSEDGGPLTPADSIMSLGTLHSVYSIYSTRSYLPEKLQIVKPLEGSATLHAWQQLAQPNLGGILDTRPGVVTKGFRPLELDLEEVYQFTDLEEDEPGQHSQSAVSTSCLGSVPCSPALRRPRANNPDNQEEQPRENGGPPGVRPDRMEAEEEEVSSVHFPGKCMSHTSSTYTFTTCRIMHPTDELTRVTPSLLSGPSLASCVMSNSSLRSTPVSTPCTPRRLSLAESFTNLRDSTKTTSTSLGLVRLLQERGISAAVYNPLSWDRVDRAPPSDPCPSHAATPTHSGLDTLPSTPPNSPSKSKPTSPVLPVDYSPSDPPYETFLASRPASSILKEVREADERARTETQCQTEVSVQNLRLVDKVKKFSLAPRTLTPGLGRPGPPFGAHAVVTSPIGGLPVLNSGMRRNRSYPAMVGASMAMKGPGPPSEDLLLASRQTSLNEK, translated from the exons ATGGCAGTGACTCTTGATCACTCTAAAGAGGAGAACTTTGAGTTTGACTCCTCTTCAGAGATCCTGGAAATATCTAGCTCTTCTTACTTTAGCTCAAACAGTGCTGATGATGAGGACGATGAGGACGATTCAGAGCCATACACCCTGGAGGAAG TTCTATGTGCCGATCGAGTGGGCCAGATGACTAAGACGTATAATGACATAGATGCTGTGACACGTCTCCTGGAGGAG AAAGAGCGGGATTTGGAGTTGGCGGCTCGTATTGGCCAGTCTCTgctgaaaaagaacaaaacccTAAGCGAGAGGAACACCTTCCTGGAGGAGCAGGTGGAACACATACGAGAAGAG GTGTCTCAGCTGCGTCATGATCTCTCGATGAAGGATGAGCTCCTGCAGTTCTACACAAGCGCAGCGGAGGAGAGCGATGGAGAGTCTGCTTCTACCACACC CATTCGCAGAAATGACTCGTCTTTCACTGTCCCGAATTACCTCCCTCTGgattcactgcagaagaaacTCAAAGACCTGGAGGAAGAGAACATCGTCCTGCGATCGGAG gcAAATCACTTGGAGACAGAGACCATCTCGTATGAAGAAAAGGAACAACAGCTTGTAAATGACTGTGTTAAGGAGCTCA GAGATGCTAATATACAGATCTCCACGATTGCTGAGGAGCTGGCTAAGAAAACAGAGGACGCCTCTCGTCAGCAAGAGGAGatcacacacctcctctctCAGATCGTCGACCTGCAGAAAAAAGCCAAATCT tatGCACTAGAAAACGAAGAACTAACTCAGCATCTGGGAGCCGCTAAAGATGCCCAAAGAGCGCTAACAGCAGAG CTGAGGGAGCTGGAGGATAAGTACGCTGAATGTATGGAGATGCTTCACGAAGCTCAGGAGGAACTGAAGAACTTTAGGAATAAAACGCTGCCTCTCAGTACGCCGCGACGGTTCCACTCGCTCGGCCTCTTTCCCATG GACTCTTTAGCTGCTGAAATTGAAGGCACCATGAGGAAAGAGATTCAGATGTCTGATCCAGACGTAGAGGAGCAAAG GTTGCACCCTAAACGTGTCTTCGCGACAGTGCGCAACATCAACCAGACCGTTCGGCAGCGCTCCATGGGCCCGTCCCCTATGAACATCCCGGGGTCCAATCAGACGTCCTGTGTGAATTCCAGGCGTTCTAGTTGTCTGAGCACACCCAGATCGAGCATGTACGGAGGCGATGGTGTTGAAATGGACAACCGCACTAACAGTATGCTGATGGAAACCCAATCAGATCAGGACGG CTCTGATGACTCCAACAGAAAGCCTGGCGCTCCTGGGACACCCGGCTCCCGTGACCTGGAGGCGGCTCTGCGGCGTCTTTCCCTACGACGGGACAACTACCTTAGCGAGCGGCGTTTCTttgaggaggagagagagcgtAAACTCAACGCCCTGGCGGAAGAGAAGAACGACTTGTACGAGGAGAGAGATGGTGGGAGTGGCAGTGAAGACGGCGGCCCTCTCACTCCGGCAGACAGCATCATGTCACTGGGAACCCTGCACTCGGTTTACTCCATCTACAGCACCCGCTCGTACCTGCCGGAGAAGCTCCAGATCGTCAAGCCTCTGGAAG GTTCGGCCACTCTGCATGCATGGCAGCAGCTCGCTCAGCCTAACCTGGGCGGCATCCTGGACACGCGGCCGGGCGTCGTGACCAAAGGCTTTCGACCACTGGAGCTGGATCTGGAGGAGGTGTACCAGTTCACCGACCTGGAGGAAGATGAGCCAGGACAGCATTCCCAATCCGCCGTCTCTACCTCTTGTCTAGGCTCTGTGCCTTGTTCGCCTGCTTTGCGACGACCTCGTGCCAACAATCCCGATAACCAGGAAGAGCAGCCCAGAGAAAATGGAGGGCCCCCTGGAGTGAGGCCAGATCGAATGGAGGCTGAAGAGGAGGAGGTCTCATCTG TACATTTTCCTGGTAAATGTATGTCTCACACCAGCTCCACGTACACCTTCACCACCTGCAGGATCATGCACCCTACAGATGAACTCACCAGAGTCACACCCAG TCTCTTGTCAGGTCCATCACTGGCTTCCTGTGTGATGTCCAACAGCAGTCTGCGCTCGACCCCTGTGTCCACCCCCTGTACGCCTCGTCGCCTCAGCCTGGCGGAGAGTTTCACCAACCTCCGCGACTCGACTAAGACCACCAGTACCTCCCTAGGACTGGTGCGCCTCCTGCAGGAGAGAGGCATATCTGCTGCTGTCTATAACCCTCTCAGTTGGGACCGGGTGGATCGAGCACCTCCATCAGACCCCTGTCCATCACACGCCGCCACCCCCACGCACTCCGGCCTGGACACACTCCCCTCCACCCCTCCAAACTCCCCCAGCAAGTCCAAACCCACCAGTCCTGTCCTCCCTGTAGACTACAGCCCCTCGGACCCCCCCTATGAAACCTTCCTGGCTTCACGGCCAGCCAGCTCTATTCTTAAGGAAGTGCGGGAGGCGGACGAAAGGGCTCGGACAGAAACGCAGTGTCAGACTGAAGTCAGTGTGCAGAACTTGAGACTGGTGGACAAGGTGAAGAAGTTTAGCCTGGCTCCCAGAACTTTGACCCCAGGGTTAGGAAGGCCGGGACCGCCATTTGGGGCCCATGCTGTTGTCACGTCCCCTATCGGGGGACTGCCAGTGCTGAACTCAGGGATGAGAAGAAATCGCAGTTACCCAGCTATGGTTGGGGCTAGT
- the trak1a gene encoding trafficking kinesin-binding protein 1 isoform X4 codes for MTKTYNDIDAVTRLLEEKERDLELAARIGQSLLKKNKTLSERNTFLEEQVEHIREEVSQLRHDLSMKDELLQFYTSAAEESDGESASTTPIRRNDSSFTVPNYLPLDSLQKKLKDLEEENIVLRSEANHLETETISYEEKEQQLVNDCVKELRDANIQISTIAEELAKKTEDASRQQEEITHLLSQIVDLQKKAKSYALENEELTQHLGAAKDAQRALTAELRELEDKYAECMEMLHEAQEELKNFRNKTLPLSTPRRFHSLGLFPMDSLAAEIEGTMRKEIQMSDPDVEEQRLHPKRVFATVRNINQTVRQRSMGPSPMNIPGSNQTSCVNSRRSSCLSTPRSSMYGGDGVEMDNRTNSMLMETQSDQDGSDDSNRKPGAPGTPGSRDLEAALRRLSLRRDNYLSERRFFEEERERKLNALAEEKNDLYEERDGGSGSEDGGPLTPADSIMSLGTLHSVYSIYSTRSYLPEKLQIVKPLEGSATLHAWQQLAQPNLGGILDTRPGVVTKGFRPLELDLEEVYQFTDLEEDEPGQHSQSAVSTSCLGSVPCSPALRRPRANNPDNQEEQPRENGGPPGVRPDRMEAEEEEVSSVHFPGKCMSHTSSTYTFTTCRIMHPTDELTRVTPSLLSGPSLASCVMSNSSLRSTPVSTPCTPRRLSLAESFTNLRDSTKTTSTSLGLVRLLQERGISAAVYNPLSWDRVDRAPPSDPCPSHAATPTHSGLDTLPSTPPNSPSKSKPTSPVLPVDYSPSDPPYETFLASRPASSILKEVREADERARTETQCQTEVSVQNLRLVDKVKKFSLAPRTLTPGLGRPGPPFGAHAVVTSPIGGLPVLNSGMRRNRSYPAMVGASMAMKGPGPPSEDLLLASRQTSLNEK; via the exons ATGACTAAGACGTATAATGACATAGATGCTGTGACACGTCTCCTGGAGGAG AAAGAGCGGGATTTGGAGTTGGCGGCTCGTATTGGCCAGTCTCTgctgaaaaagaacaaaacccTAAGCGAGAGGAACACCTTCCTGGAGGAGCAGGTGGAACACATACGAGAAGAG GTGTCTCAGCTGCGTCATGATCTCTCGATGAAGGATGAGCTCCTGCAGTTCTACACAAGCGCAGCGGAGGAGAGCGATGGAGAGTCTGCTTCTACCACACC CATTCGCAGAAATGACTCGTCTTTCACTGTCCCGAATTACCTCCCTCTGgattcactgcagaagaaacTCAAAGACCTGGAGGAAGAGAACATCGTCCTGCGATCGGAG gcAAATCACTTGGAGACAGAGACCATCTCGTATGAAGAAAAGGAACAACAGCTTGTAAATGACTGTGTTAAGGAGCTCA GAGATGCTAATATACAGATCTCCACGATTGCTGAGGAGCTGGCTAAGAAAACAGAGGACGCCTCTCGTCAGCAAGAGGAGatcacacacctcctctctCAGATCGTCGACCTGCAGAAAAAAGCCAAATCT tatGCACTAGAAAACGAAGAACTAACTCAGCATCTGGGAGCCGCTAAAGATGCCCAAAGAGCGCTAACAGCAGAG CTGAGGGAGCTGGAGGATAAGTACGCTGAATGTATGGAGATGCTTCACGAAGCTCAGGAGGAACTGAAGAACTTTAGGAATAAAACGCTGCCTCTCAGTACGCCGCGACGGTTCCACTCGCTCGGCCTCTTTCCCATG GACTCTTTAGCTGCTGAAATTGAAGGCACCATGAGGAAAGAGATTCAGATGTCTGATCCAGACGTAGAGGAGCAAAG GTTGCACCCTAAACGTGTCTTCGCGACAGTGCGCAACATCAACCAGACCGTTCGGCAGCGCTCCATGGGCCCGTCCCCTATGAACATCCCGGGGTCCAATCAGACGTCCTGTGTGAATTCCAGGCGTTCTAGTTGTCTGAGCACACCCAGATCGAGCATGTACGGAGGCGATGGTGTTGAAATGGACAACCGCACTAACAGTATGCTGATGGAAACCCAATCAGATCAGGACGG CTCTGATGACTCCAACAGAAAGCCTGGCGCTCCTGGGACACCCGGCTCCCGTGACCTGGAGGCGGCTCTGCGGCGTCTTTCCCTACGACGGGACAACTACCTTAGCGAGCGGCGTTTCTttgaggaggagagagagcgtAAACTCAACGCCCTGGCGGAAGAGAAGAACGACTTGTACGAGGAGAGAGATGGTGGGAGTGGCAGTGAAGACGGCGGCCCTCTCACTCCGGCAGACAGCATCATGTCACTGGGAACCCTGCACTCGGTTTACTCCATCTACAGCACCCGCTCGTACCTGCCGGAGAAGCTCCAGATCGTCAAGCCTCTGGAAG GTTCGGCCACTCTGCATGCATGGCAGCAGCTCGCTCAGCCTAACCTGGGCGGCATCCTGGACACGCGGCCGGGCGTCGTGACCAAAGGCTTTCGACCACTGGAGCTGGATCTGGAGGAGGTGTACCAGTTCACCGACCTGGAGGAAGATGAGCCAGGACAGCATTCCCAATCCGCCGTCTCTACCTCTTGTCTAGGCTCTGTGCCTTGTTCGCCTGCTTTGCGACGACCTCGTGCCAACAATCCCGATAACCAGGAAGAGCAGCCCAGAGAAAATGGAGGGCCCCCTGGAGTGAGGCCAGATCGAATGGAGGCTGAAGAGGAGGAGGTCTCATCTG TACATTTTCCTGGTAAATGTATGTCTCACACCAGCTCCACGTACACCTTCACCACCTGCAGGATCATGCACCCTACAGATGAACTCACCAGAGTCACACCCAG TCTCTTGTCAGGTCCATCACTGGCTTCCTGTGTGATGTCCAACAGCAGTCTGCGCTCGACCCCTGTGTCCACCCCCTGTACGCCTCGTCGCCTCAGCCTGGCGGAGAGTTTCACCAACCTCCGCGACTCGACTAAGACCACCAGTACCTCCCTAGGACTGGTGCGCCTCCTGCAGGAGAGAGGCATATCTGCTGCTGTCTATAACCCTCTCAGTTGGGACCGGGTGGATCGAGCACCTCCATCAGACCCCTGTCCATCACACGCCGCCACCCCCACGCACTCCGGCCTGGACACACTCCCCTCCACCCCTCCAAACTCCCCCAGCAAGTCCAAACCCACCAGTCCTGTCCTCCCTGTAGACTACAGCCCCTCGGACCCCCCCTATGAAACCTTCCTGGCTTCACGGCCAGCCAGCTCTATTCTTAAGGAAGTGCGGGAGGCGGACGAAAGGGCTCGGACAGAAACGCAGTGTCAGACTGAAGTCAGTGTGCAGAACTTGAGACTGGTGGACAAGGTGAAGAAGTTTAGCCTGGCTCCCAGAACTTTGACCCCAGGGTTAGGAAGGCCGGGACCGCCATTTGGGGCCCATGCTGTTGTCACGTCCCCTATCGGGGGACTGCCAGTGCTGAACTCAGGGATGAGAAGAAATCGCAGTTACCCAGCTATGGTTGGGGCTAGT